The following coding sequences are from one Paenibacillus sp. JDR-2 window:
- a CDS encoding cache domain-containing sensor histidine kinase: MVWNWFIRKSSVQNKFLIASLVLIIIPLGLFGIISLQISKDSITSQVSQSNLKMLGQIADKTDRMLDDIIAVSNQFFLSTEVNHAFTQAFDPSSYEYAMQRASFDQMFSNSIYSFNRISFQVLLRGLNGFEFPGSGMEETLSQPVGSYSDKEWYRAAVYGQGQIIWVTEPMPELTGVDRGAAFYGVRISKRFESGSPTGIVAVSVDESSINDLYSSALDKAQEIEIVDANGRIISSGHKDQIRQSLADRPYYYKIRDYDSGYFRAEEGGKEQLISFQTIGKTNWKLISYTPTATVLSSINQLQKIVILVFAGVVLLAYAASYFMARRLAVPIKRLYNHFGRVELGDLSVRLPVNSEDEIGHLTRKFNRMLERIQELLENIQLEQERKRHAELQALQSQINPHFLYNTLASIRFMLVKHKPETIDSVIVALVKLLKQSISKQDELIPIGEELEMVRNYLYIQQIRQGDRMEVRYELEEELYEYKTIKLILQPLIENAIFHGLERKGEGLRRLVVRGYMERTDICFEIEDNGVGMDLGDMESKSAGEQDGKLVHRGGYRNVHERLQLNFGENYGISMQSQAGAGTTVLVRIPAIHKWEEVRTR; the protein is encoded by the coding sequence ATGGTATGGAACTGGTTTATACGGAAAAGCAGCGTGCAGAATAAGTTTCTGATCGCTTCGCTGGTGCTGATCATTATACCGCTGGGACTGTTCGGGATAATCTCGCTGCAAATCTCGAAGGACTCCATTACCTCGCAGGTAAGCCAGTCGAACCTGAAGATGCTGGGGCAGATTGCGGATAAAACCGACCGGATGCTGGATGACATTATCGCGGTGTCGAACCAGTTCTTCCTCAGTACCGAGGTGAACCACGCGTTTACGCAAGCCTTTGATCCAAGCAGCTACGAATATGCCATGCAGAGGGCTTCCTTCGATCAGATGTTTTCCAATTCCATTTATTCGTTTAACCGGATCAGCTTTCAAGTGCTGCTGAGAGGGCTTAACGGCTTTGAATTCCCGGGCAGCGGCATGGAGGAGACGTTGTCTCAGCCGGTCGGCTCGTATTCGGACAAGGAGTGGTACCGCGCCGCCGTCTACGGTCAGGGTCAGATTATCTGGGTAACCGAGCCGATGCCGGAGCTGACGGGAGTAGACCGGGGGGCAGCATTTTACGGCGTACGGATCAGCAAACGGTTTGAAAGCGGTTCACCTACGGGTATTGTAGCGGTCAGCGTCGACGAAAGCTCGATTAACGACTTATATAGCAGCGCGCTGGATAAAGCGCAGGAGATCGAGATCGTAGACGCAAACGGGAGGATCATCTCCTCCGGCCATAAAGACCAGATTCGTCAGTCGCTGGCCGACCGGCCGTATTATTATAAAATCCGGGATTACGATTCCGGTTATTTCAGGGCTGAGGAAGGCGGGAAGGAGCAGCTTATCTCTTTCCAGACGATTGGCAAGACGAATTGGAAGCTGATTTCGTACACCCCTACGGCGACGGTATTGTCCAGCATCAACCAGCTCCAGAAGATCGTTATTCTGGTATTTGCGGGTGTCGTGCTGCTTGCGTATGCGGCCTCTTATTTTATGGCAAGGCGTCTTGCCGTGCCGATCAAGAGATTGTATAACCATTTTGGACGGGTGGAGCTTGGCGATTTGTCGGTCCGTCTTCCCGTTAACTCGGAGGATGAGATTGGGCATTTGACGAGAAAGTTCAACCGCATGCTCGAACGGATTCAGGAGCTGCTGGAAAATATCCAGCTGGAGCAGGAACGCAAAAGACATGCGGAGCTCCAGGCGCTGCAGTCGCAGATCAACCCGCATTTCCTGTACAATACGCTTGCTTCGATCCGTTTCATGCTTGTAAAGCATAAGCCGGAGACGATTGATTCGGTTATCGTAGCGCTGGTGAAGCTGCTGAAGCAATCGATTTCGAAGCAGGACGAGCTTATTCCGATCGGGGAGGAGCTCGAGATGGTCCGGAATTATTTATACATTCAGCAAATAAGGCAAGGAGACCGGATGGAAGTCCGGTACGAGCTCGAAGAGGAGCTTTACGAATACAAGACCATCAAGCTTATTTTGCAGCCGCTGATCGAGAATGCGATATTCCATGGCCTGGAACGCAAGGGAGAGGGACTGCGGCGGCTGGTCGTGAGAGGGTATATGGAACGAACCGATATTTGTTTTGAGATCGAGGATAACGGGGTCGGGATGGATCTTGGGGATATGGAATCCAAGTCAGCGGGAGAGCAAGACGGAAAGCTGGTTCACCGCGGAGGCTACCGGAACGTTCACGAACGGCTTCAGCTTAATTTTGGCGAGAATTATGGAATCAGCATGCAATCGCAAGCCGGGGCGGGAACGACGGTCCTCGTCCGGATACCCGCTATACACAAATGGGAGGAGGTGCGGACAAGATGA
- the bglS gene encoding beta-glucanase, with protein sequence MLFVSSSYGATEFWEPLTYYNPATWQKADGYSNGGMFNCTWRANNVSFTSDGHLKLGLTSSAYNVFDCAEYRSVYKYGYGLYEVSMKPAKNTGIVSSFFTYTGPADGTPWDEIDIEFLGKDTTKVQFNYFTNGVGGHEKIVDLGFDASQGFHTYAFNWQAGSIKWYVDGVLKHTATSNIPSNPGKIMMNIWNGTGVDSWLGAYNGANPLYAEYDWMKYTSN encoded by the coding sequence ATGTTGTTTGTCTCAAGCTCTTACGGGGCTACGGAATTTTGGGAGCCTTTGACGTATTATAATCCCGCTACCTGGCAGAAGGCGGACGGCTACTCGAACGGCGGCATGTTCAACTGTACCTGGCGGGCGAACAACGTAAGCTTCACAAGCGACGGGCATTTGAAGCTGGGCTTGACCAGCTCCGCCTACAACGTGTTTGACTGCGCCGAGTACCGTTCCGTCTACAAATACGGTTACGGTCTGTACGAGGTCAGCATGAAGCCGGCGAAAAATACGGGTATCGTCTCTTCCTTCTTCACTTATACCGGTCCGGCCGACGGTACGCCATGGGATGAGATCGACATTGAATTCCTTGGCAAGGATACGACCAAAGTACAGTTCAACTACTTCACGAACGGCGTTGGCGGCCATGAAAAAATCGTTGATCTCGGCTTTGATGCGTCGCAGGGCTTCCATACTTACGCGTTCAATTGGCAAGCCGGGTCAATCAAATGGTACGTGGACGGGGTACTGAAGCATACGGCAACCTCCAACATCCCAAGCAATCCCGGCAAAATCATGATGAATATCTGGAACGGCACGGGAGTCGACAGCTGGCTCGGAGCCTACAACGGCGCCAATCCGCTTTATGCCGAGTACGATTGGATGAAATATACGAGCAACTAG
- a CDS encoding extracellular solute-binding protein — translation MQLKEQKRKLLPTMVLAGVISLTAITSACGNNNNAPDNANAGKEPSNTAAAGNTNAGAEAKDVKFDPPITITYLRPWGPDVKFKSGEDQDNNVHTKWALDKFGIQLKNQWIAPSTNNAFETKLRLSLATNEKMPDIISYRGDFTLVRELIDSGRFVDAGELFDKYASQVWKDAMNEDPTVWYPYMEDGKRIGIPILDYAYNGDPVMWIREDWMQKLGLPAPKTLDDLEKVMDAFTNQDPDGNGKKDTYGLAIGFKNWINTWMSDAGWIFGAYGTMPNQWNKTADGKLEYGSVTEGSKKALATLQSWMSKGYLPTEAGLYDETKAAEDFTAGKAGIVVGPHWMPAWPLEDVKKNNKDAQYKAYPLPAGPDGKVGRHGTSNSNGVVLINAEMEHPEAFFAYQNYLFEQYANPQAGGEFENGLAEGYDWVMVDGQVKTDAASTGGYAPEKYTLTFDGARIPSLNMQVLSKLANGEEATTPFEKKLKLSSPQPLLEAAKIVQEQKDSVLPQMFTGAPTKTMQTSNDILGKMEKDTFSQIIYGKAPVDSFDKFVEKWKSSGGDKITQEVNEWYQSVSGGTK, via the coding sequence ATGCAGTTGAAGGAACAAAAGAGAAAGTTGCTGCCGACCATGGTACTTGCGGGAGTGATCTCCCTTACGGCGATTACAAGCGCATGCGGCAACAATAACAATGCACCGGACAATGCGAATGCGGGCAAAGAGCCAAGCAACACGGCTGCCGCTGGGAACACGAATGCGGGCGCGGAAGCAAAAGACGTCAAATTCGATCCTCCGATTACGATTACTTATTTGCGTCCATGGGGCCCGGATGTCAAATTCAAATCGGGCGAAGACCAGGACAATAACGTTCATACGAAATGGGCGCTTGATAAATTCGGCATTCAGCTCAAGAATCAGTGGATTGCTCCTTCCACGAATAATGCCTTTGAAACGAAGCTTCGCTTGTCTCTGGCAACAAACGAAAAAATGCCGGATATTATTTCGTACCGCGGTGACTTCACGCTGGTAAGAGAGCTGATTGATTCCGGCCGCTTCGTTGATGCAGGCGAGCTGTTCGACAAATATGCGAGCCAGGTATGGAAGGATGCGATGAACGAGGATCCAACCGTATGGTACCCGTACATGGAGGACGGCAAGCGAATTGGCATACCGATTCTGGATTACGCTTACAATGGCGACCCGGTTATGTGGATCCGCGAGGATTGGATGCAGAAGCTTGGACTGCCCGCGCCAAAGACATTGGATGATCTCGAAAAAGTGATGGACGCCTTCACGAACCAGGATCCGGACGGCAACGGCAAGAAGGATACTTACGGTCTCGCAATCGGCTTCAAGAACTGGATTAATACATGGATGTCGGACGCGGGCTGGATCTTTGGCGCTTACGGCACAATGCCTAACCAATGGAACAAAACCGCGGACGGCAAGCTCGAATACGGCTCCGTAACCGAAGGCTCCAAGAAGGCGCTGGCCACGCTTCAAAGCTGGATGAGCAAAGGCTATCTGCCAACCGAAGCGGGTCTCTATGACGAGACGAAAGCGGCGGAAGACTTCACGGCGGGCAAAGCGGGTATCGTTGTTGGTCCTCACTGGATGCCGGCATGGCCGCTGGAAGACGTGAAGAAGAACAATAAAGACGCACAGTATAAAGCCTATCCGCTGCCAGCGGGACCAGACGGCAAAGTGGGACGTCACGGTACGTCGAACTCCAACGGCGTTGTCTTGATTAATGCCGAGATGGAGCATCCGGAAGCGTTCTTCGCTTACCAGAATTACCTGTTCGAGCAATACGCGAATCCGCAGGCTGGCGGAGAATTCGAGAACGGTCTTGCCGAAGGCTACGACTGGGTTATGGTAGACGGCCAGGTGAAGACGGACGCGGCAAGCACGGGCGGTTACGCACCTGAGAAATATACGCTGACGTTTGACGGCGCGCGTATTCCAAGCTTGAACATGCAAGTGCTGTCGAAGCTGGCGAACGGCGAAGAAGCGACTACTCCATTCGAGAAGAAGCTTAAGCTGAGCTCACCGCAGCCTCTCCTGGAAGCAGCTAAGATTGTACAGGAGCAGAAGGATTCCGTTCTGCCTCAAATGTTCACGGGGGCTCCGACCAAGACCATGCAGACAAGCAACGATATTCTGGGCAAGATGGAGAAGGATACCTTCTCGCAAATCATCTACGGCAAAGCTCCGGTTGATTCCTTCGACAAATTCGTGGAGAAGTGGAAATCCTCCGGCGGCGATAAAATCACCCAGGAAGTAAACGAGTGGTACCAATCCGTCAGCGGCGGAACAAAATAA
- a CDS encoding carbohydrate binding domain-containing protein, with protein MLKKRLSQLTACSLLAATLSPLVGGTAIHASEAAGATSFKDLGGHWAESAVNRMVSFGIVSGYENGAFKPGSPISRAEFIAMLDRIFGFAGQEEAGFQDVSPDAWYSDAVKRSSGSGIVQGVDAKHFAPNASITREDAAVMIDRAFELSTGSESETQLQQFKDLADVSGYAKKALTYLASEKHIKGYNGKLQPKSPITRAESAVLLSGMIGDLVAKPGKYDAAQVEGNLIIRSTDVTVDRTAVYGNLLLAEGIKEGDATLKGVTVTGKTVIKGGGSHSVVFDGAKLKDVLINKPGGAVRVVFSNGTTADQVLIQHPTDFEWSADSRVGNLQVQSGGVTVNDKAMPAGTKTTLGTGSEGTTNPPATNPPEASGEKPVPPTTIADNEWKLVWNDEFNQSTIDSSKWTVQDTGVVYNNELEYYKPDNAVIERDGDRSVLSIKAKKEEHKGSHYTSAKLITKEKGDWTYGKVVVRAKLPVQQGMWPAIWLLPTDEAHYGGWPASGEIDLMELIGGANKNRVFGTLHYDSVQADGSHGSDQSSHVLPEGKTYADDYHDFQLEWLPGVIRFYVDGQLYHEVRDWKTKGPGQPEYYTYPAPFDRPFYLILNLAVGGDWPGSPNGDFTADQMNVDFVRVYEYKNLDSWEDVTGNPPEPSPKREPQADGNLLYNEKFTQSTDANGVPQDWQFLLNAGGSGQAAVVDDASKGKAAKIAIDNGGTEIYSVQLTQMPVYLQKGKKYKVTYEAKADEARTIMSKVNQFEKSWKNYSGEQYGNLTTQWQSYEYTFDMLESTDNNARFEFNLGKNAAAVYIANVKLVEIGDASPQPEVPGERTALADGNLIYNGTFDQGRDRLAFWTKSVAPGAEAAVSVNNFLAFPIYERQLVVDVKDGGTNAEAVTVSQPGLALAGNSEYGISFEAKADAPRSMMVELAGDHSATYPGGNAVSLGTKLQTYSLEAVLGDGADTAEAELKLLFGGESGTVYVDNVRLVKRGEPITVAGYTHIPAANAWEMQGLQLENASEGGKNVAYMDEGDTLKYKIGVTRSAEYQFSARVASGQEQSQIRLRIKDENGSVVSQSSYEFGNTGGWQTYQTVYMRPAALEAGHDYYVEFQGYDYNALWVDLSPNLVQNGGFDTNLNGWNLNAGDSATMSRSDEGSLIAALPGTSANWWDATLQQEQLKIEKGKSYRLEFDASASTEKAVQVVVSQSSGDFAKYLEDTAQLSADRKHYAYSFAMAGDSDPSSVLVFGLGNPAGAAGGHSVTFDNVLLYEVNASAESGGQPTNVNLLQNGNFANGLAGWFSYTAAPGELAIGANNGKLEASIGAAGDNPWDRQVIQEGFAIQQGSKYAFSFKAKASTARKLGLGIGWVDVPAGYAWHGYYGQQVDLTEEEQTFTFTFDVTDQGYNTSRISFDMGNIAGGNAGNATITISDVSLVNLGPI; from the coding sequence AGCCGTGCCGAGTTTATTGCCATGCTGGACCGCATATTTGGATTCGCCGGACAAGAAGAAGCCGGATTCCAGGATGTATCGCCGGATGCCTGGTATTCCGACGCGGTGAAGAGATCAAGCGGTTCCGGCATTGTTCAAGGCGTGGACGCGAAGCATTTTGCTCCAAACGCCAGCATTACGCGGGAAGATGCGGCGGTCATGATTGACCGGGCGTTCGAGCTCTCGACGGGTTCGGAATCCGAAACGCAGCTTCAGCAGTTCAAGGATTTAGCGGATGTTTCCGGCTATGCCAAGAAAGCGCTTACTTACTTGGCGAGCGAAAAACATATAAAAGGCTATAACGGCAAGCTTCAGCCGAAGTCGCCGATTACGCGCGCCGAATCGGCCGTGCTTTTGTCCGGCATGATCGGGGATTTGGTTGCAAAGCCGGGCAAGTACGACGCTGCGCAAGTGGAAGGCAATCTCATTATTCGCTCCACGGATGTTACTGTCGACCGTACGGCGGTGTACGGAAACCTGCTGCTTGCCGAAGGGATTAAAGAAGGCGATGCGACGCTTAAGGGCGTAACCGTTACGGGCAAGACCGTTATTAAGGGCGGCGGAAGCCATTCGGTTGTTTTTGACGGCGCCAAGCTGAAGGATGTGCTCATTAACAAGCCAGGCGGAGCGGTCCGCGTTGTTTTCTCAAACGGAACGACGGCGGATCAGGTCCTTATCCAGCATCCGACGGACTTCGAATGGTCGGCGGATAGCCGCGTAGGAAACCTTCAGGTCCAGTCCGGCGGCGTGACGGTGAATGACAAAGCCATGCCGGCAGGCACGAAAACCACCCTTGGTACGGGTTCTGAGGGAACAACCAATCCTCCGGCAACCAACCCGCCGGAAGCCTCCGGGGAGAAGCCCGTGCCGCCTACAACGATAGCGGATAACGAGTGGAAGCTCGTATGGAATGACGAATTCAACCAATCAACGATTGATTCAAGCAAGTGGACGGTTCAAGATACCGGCGTTGTTTACAATAACGAGCTTGAGTACTACAAACCGGATAATGCGGTCATTGAACGGGATGGCGACCGCAGCGTCCTGAGCATTAAAGCGAAGAAAGAAGAACATAAAGGCAGCCATTACACCTCCGCGAAGCTCATCACCAAGGAAAAAGGCGACTGGACCTACGGCAAAGTGGTTGTCCGCGCCAAGCTTCCGGTTCAGCAGGGGATGTGGCCGGCGATTTGGCTGCTGCCAACCGATGAAGCCCATTACGGCGGCTGGCCGGCTTCCGGCGAAATTGATCTGATGGAGCTGATTGGCGGGGCGAACAAGAACCGCGTCTTCGGTACCCTTCATTACGACAGCGTACAGGCGGACGGCTCGCATGGCTCCGACCAAAGCAGCCATGTATTGCCGGAGGGCAAGACCTATGCCGACGACTACCATGATTTTCAGCTGGAATGGCTGCCGGGCGTAATCCGTTTCTATGTCGACGGCCAGCTTTATCATGAAGTGAGAGACTGGAAAACCAAAGGCCCGGGGCAGCCGGAATATTATACGTACCCCGCGCCGTTTGACCGCCCGTTCTATCTCATTTTGAATCTGGCGGTTGGCGGTGATTGGCCGGGTTCGCCAAACGGCGATTTTACGGCTGATCAAATGAATGTCGACTTCGTAAGGGTGTATGAATACAAGAACCTGGACAGCTGGGAGGATGTAACGGGCAATCCGCCGGAGCCGTCCCCCAAGCGCGAACCGCAGGCTGACGGCAATCTGTTGTATAACGAAAAGTTTACGCAGTCAACGGATGCAAACGGCGTGCCGCAGGATTGGCAGTTCCTTCTTAACGCCGGCGGTTCAGGCCAAGCGGCCGTCGTGGACGATGCTTCCAAAGGAAAAGCGGCAAAGATCGCAATCGATAACGGCGGTACGGAGATTTACTCCGTTCAGCTGACGCAAATGCCGGTATATTTGCAGAAGGGCAAAAAGTATAAGGTCACGTATGAGGCAAAAGCCGACGAGGCCCGCACGATAATGTCGAAGGTAAATCAGTTCGAGAAGAGCTGGAAAAATTATTCCGGCGAGCAATACGGCAATCTGACAACCCAATGGCAGTCTTATGAATATACGTTCGACATGCTGGAGAGCACGGACAACAATGCGAGATTCGAGTTTAATCTTGGGAAAAACGCGGCGGCCGTCTATATTGCAAACGTGAAGCTGGTTGAGATCGGCGATGCCTCCCCGCAGCCGGAGGTGCCGGGTGAACGGACCGCGCTGGCGGACGGCAATCTGATCTATAACGGTACGTTTGATCAAGGAAGAGACCGTCTTGCTTTTTGGACCAAGTCCGTTGCTCCGGGTGCGGAAGCTGCGGTCAGCGTGAATAACTTCCTTGCGTTTCCGATTTATGAGCGGCAGCTGGTTGTTGATGTGAAGGATGGTGGCACGAATGCGGAAGCCGTAACGGTCTCCCAGCCTGGGCTGGCGCTTGCAGGGAACAGCGAATACGGCATTTCTTTTGAGGCCAAGGCCGATGCGCCGCGGAGTATGATGGTTGAACTGGCAGGCGATCATTCCGCTACCTACCCTGGCGGCAACGCCGTATCGCTTGGCACTAAGCTGCAAACCTACTCGCTGGAAGCGGTATTGGGGGATGGCGCGGATACGGCGGAAGCTGAGCTGAAGCTGCTGTTCGGCGGCGAGAGCGGTACGGTCTATGTCGACAACGTCCGGCTGGTGAAGCGCGGCGAGCCGATTACGGTAGCGGGCTATACTCATATTCCGGCAGCAAACGCATGGGAGATGCAGGGGCTGCAGCTCGAAAATGCAAGCGAAGGCGGCAAAAACGTCGCTTACATGGATGAAGGCGATACGCTCAAGTACAAAATCGGCGTAACCCGTTCCGCTGAATACCAGTTCTCGGCCAGAGTGGCAAGCGGTCAGGAGCAGTCGCAAATCCGCCTGCGGATCAAAGACGAGAATGGTTCCGTTGTCTCGCAGTCGAGTTATGAATTCGGCAATACCGGCGGCTGGCAGACCTATCAGACCGTCTATATGAGACCTGCCGCGCTGGAAGCGGGACATGACTATTACGTGGAATTCCAAGGCTACGACTACAATGCGCTTTGGGTAGATCTGTCGCCTAACTTGGTTCAGAACGGCGGATTCGATACGAATCTTAACGGCTGGAATCTGAATGCGGGAGATTCGGCGACGATGAGCCGCTCGGATGAAGGAAGCCTGATTGCGGCGCTTCCCGGAACAAGCGCGAATTGGTGGGACGCTACGCTTCAGCAGGAGCAGCTTAAGATCGAGAAGGGCAAGTCTTACAGGCTGGAGTTTGATGCTTCCGCTTCTACCGAGAAAGCCGTGCAGGTTGTTGTCTCGCAGAGCAGCGGCGATTTCGCCAAATATTTGGAGGACACCGCCCAGCTTTCCGCAGACCGCAAGCATTACGCGTACTCTTTTGCAATGGCCGGCGATTCCGATCCTTCGTCCGTGCTGGTGTTCGGGCTGGGCAATCCGGCGGGCGCCGCAGGCGGGCATTCGGTAACGTTCGATAACGTACTGCTCTACGAGGTTAATGCTTCCGCGGAGAGCGGCGGCCAGCCTACGAACGTCAATCTGCTGCAAAACGGCAATTTCGCGAACGGCCTCGCTGGCTGGTTCTCTTATACGGCGGCTCCGGGCGAGCTTGCGATCGGGGCTAACAACGGAAAGCTGGAGGCTTCGATCGGCGCGGCGGGCGATAACCCTTGGGACCGCCAGGTTATTCAGGAAGGCTTCGCTATTCAGCAGGGAAGCAAGTATGCGTTTAGCTTCAAAGCGAAAGCCAGCACGGCAAGGAAGCTGGGGCTTGGCATCGGGTGGGTAGATGTGCCGGCAGGTTATGCTTGGCATGGCTATTACGGACAGCAGGTGGATTTGACGGAAGAGGAGCAGACCTTTACGTTCACCTTTGACGTGACCGATCAGGGGTATAATACGTCCCGCATCTCCTTCGATATGGGCAATATCGCAGGCGGCAACGCCGGTAACGCGACGATTACGATCTCGGACGTTAGCTTGGTCAATCTGGGGCCGATTTAA
- a CDS encoding helix-turn-helix domain-containing protein: MNILIVDDEPMIREWFQMTVERTGGDYRIAGEASNGEDALTFCRANPVDLVVTDIKMPGMNGIDLIKALKEEMPHIRSVVFSSYSEFQFAAEALKFGASEYILKAEITLAGLEEILQKIKKDIDLDQRAASEINALRYSLNESQITLRNAYFRELLEGGREAANGFAERLERLHIGLSEKHLALLVVGIVQGPEPLRIREEGLLQNAVINILDETLHHELGNGCSFLYKPNLYIMLCNSVHTGLKSQRESLLVLASRASEHLQRFVGANAVIGISHMYSRLSYLPEQLSEALAAADRHLFYGDPGIAWYEDNGSAASASYNSTGSGWTSAFQGYLENGLTARAGSFLEKIMDEMETERQLSAKQARSLLLELIYIAVNRGRTVGVPTEQLENLYIDAHVEVQRYATFRELSGWARSVFHQIMDRISARRPQYGEAVERACEYITLHYAEDLMLQDIADHVHLSRTYISELFKKETGMNYNEYLMQVRMEKAKELLKRQTLKVADAAALVGYSNTSYFIKLFKNYTGLSPSEYMEQQRSV, encoded by the coding sequence ATGAATATTCTCATTGTGGATGATGAACCGATGATCAGGGAATGGTTCCAGATGACGGTGGAGCGGACGGGCGGCGATTACCGGATAGCGGGCGAAGCCTCAAACGGCGAGGATGCTTTAACCTTTTGCCGGGCCAACCCGGTTGATCTTGTCGTTACGGATATAAAAATGCCGGGAATGAACGGAATTGACCTGATTAAGGCTCTAAAAGAAGAAATGCCGCATATCCGCTCTGTCGTCTTCAGCTCGTACAGCGAGTTCCAATTCGCGGCGGAAGCGCTGAAGTTTGGGGCAAGCGAATATATTTTGAAGGCGGAAATTACGCTGGCCGGATTGGAAGAGATTTTGCAGAAGATCAAGAAGGATATTGACCTGGATCAACGGGCGGCCAGTGAGATAAACGCGCTTAGATACAGCTTGAACGAAAGTCAGATTACGCTGCGCAATGCTTATTTCCGCGAACTCTTGGAGGGAGGAAGGGAGGCAGCGAATGGATTCGCCGAGAGATTGGAGCGCCTGCATATTGGGTTGTCCGAGAAGCATCTTGCCTTGCTTGTTGTGGGAATTGTACAAGGCCCGGAGCCGCTGCGGATCCGGGAGGAAGGGCTGCTGCAAAACGCGGTCATTAACATTCTGGACGAGACGCTGCATCATGAGCTGGGGAACGGCTGCTCCTTCCTCTACAAGCCTAATCTATATATCATGCTTTGCAATTCGGTTCACACGGGATTAAAGTCGCAGCGCGAATCGCTGCTTGTGCTGGCAAGCCGGGCAAGCGAGCATTTGCAGCGGTTTGTCGGGGCCAATGCCGTGATCGGAATCAGCCATATGTACAGCAGGCTGTCTTATTTGCCGGAGCAGCTGTCCGAAGCGCTTGCGGCAGCGGACCGTCATTTATTTTACGGCGATCCCGGCATTGCCTGGTATGAAGACAACGGCAGCGCAGCCAGCGCGTCCTACAACAGCACCGGCTCTGGCTGGACGTCAGCCTTTCAAGGCTATTTGGAAAACGGGCTGACGGCTAGAGCCGGCTCATTTCTCGAGAAGATCATGGACGAGATGGAGACGGAGAGGCAGTTGTCCGCCAAGCAGGCCAGGTCGCTGCTGCTGGAGCTGATCTATATCGCGGTTAACCGCGGCCGAACGGTAGGCGTTCCGACGGAACAACTGGAGAACCTCTATATTGACGCCCATGTGGAGGTACAGCGGTATGCAACGTTCCGCGAGTTGTCCGGCTGGGCGAGAAGCGTTTTTCACCAGATCATGGACCGGATCAGCGCGCGGCGTCCGCAATATGGGGAAGCGGTTGAGCGGGCATGCGAATATATTACGCTGCATTATGCGGAAGATCTGATGCTGCAGGACATCGCGGACCATGTTCATCTGAGCCGGACGTACATCAGTGAATTGTTCAAGAAAGAAACGGGCATGAATTATAACGAGTACCTGATGCAGGTGCGGATGGAAAAAGCCAAGGAGCTACTGAAACGGCAGACGCTGAAGGTTGCCGATGCCGCGGCGCTTGTCGGTTATTCGAATACAAGCTATTTCATCAAGCTGTTTAAGAACTACACGGGCTTGTCCCCGTCCGAATATATGGAGCAGCAGCGAAGCGTCTAA